One Etheostoma cragini isolate CJK2018 chromosome 18, CSU_Ecrag_1.0, whole genome shotgun sequence DNA window includes the following coding sequences:
- the si:ch211-241j12.4 gene encoding puratrophin-1, which yields MSRHATDGPECAPSPPLPADHVLNSAAVLFPGAFDQHGCPLIVFPADQQAKLPLVLSKAEVVDFINYFLGLHNKKQERLVSVVADLREASLPTARFIAETLLLLELNKRTVHSVYIVQPKKKEVVKLLLKLLAPSRSHTASFKKVLLKETSELSNYIDRSQLTAALGGYLIYCHQSWVTFIKEIDDFVQEFLSVVKRLPSCISTLKSLSGLPLPSTFSELKHFCSTNEATFQKLRRELGLDELLRHCESVVEKLRYPEMEPCYQAMAGTALFNHTALDMHQNHSRITAAVEKVELLWQQAFSKARLQLQVFQLPSLKGPVA from the exons ATGAGCCGACACGCAACAG ACGGACCGGAGTGTGCCCCCTCCCCGCCGCTGCCTGCTGATCATGTGCTCAACTCTGCGGCCGTGTTATTCCCTG GTGCTTTTGATCAACATGGCTGCCCTTTGATCGTGTTCCCAGCTGATCAGCAAGCAAAACTGCCCCTGGTACTCAGCAAAGCAGAAGTGGTGGACTTCATAAACTACTTTCTGGGTCTGCACAA taaGAAGCAGGAGAGGTTGGTGTCAGTGGTGGCTGATCTGAGGGAGGCCTCGCTCCCTACAGCCAGGTTCATCGCTGAGACTCTGCTTCTGCTCGAG CTGAACAAGCGCACAGTCCACAGTGTGTACATAGTTCAGCCCAAAAAGAAGGAGGTCGTCAAGCTGTTGCTGAAACTCCTGGCCCCTTCAAGGTCTCACACTGCCTCTTTCAAG AAAGTCCTTCTAAAAGAAACCTCGGAGCTCTCCAACTACATTGACCGAAGCCAGCTAACGGCAGCTTTGGGCGGCTACCTTATTTACTGTCACCAGAGCTGGGTGACCTTCATCAAG GAGATCGACGACTTTGTTCAGGAGTTCCTGTCTGTGGTCAAGCGGCTGCCCTCGTGTATCTCCACCCTGAAGTCTCTGTCAGGACTGCCGCTGCCCTCCACCTTCAGCGAGCTCAAACACTTCTGCTCCACCAACGAGGCCACGTTCCAGAAGCTCAGGAG GGAACTGGGGCTGGATGAGCTGCTGAGGCACTGTGAGAGTGTGGTGGAGAAGCTGCGTTACCCTGAGATGGAGCCGTGCTACCAGGCGATGGCTGGCACCGCCCTCTTCAACCACACCGCCTTGGACATGCACCAGAACCACAGCAG GATAACTGCAGCAGTGGAGAAAGTGGAGCTGCTGTGGCAGCAGGCCTTTTCTAAGGCCCGTCTCCAGCTGCAGGTGTTCCAGCT TCCTTCCCTTAAAGGTCCAGTGGCATGA
- the LOC117961323 gene encoding uncharacterized protein LOC117961323 — protein sequence MEIAKDGAKAVMLVSEFKASIYTHAMALIRCAEDVIHTVSEIRLLDGQTRERWVLDLERLKEKLHSAVHFILQTLRAVSSYHHYYSKASSWYRLVLCENFLQELLSGVSGDDVSKQTRNWGTIPAWRYKMSAFLKKNPPPDMEELVHLAHLSQAILDGDVQEAGKQMSHRCMTLRKLLISSGPVAVGPLQLALQWQYEFLRSSHANSSADSATNGTVEDVQDLNTCEGAKEAAHLLGKSPSTAVPRMVSSEGKPPSLSSFDSGFDGAGGSQLETCGGREGLEGPLFRLAGTRDSVRTATTQPLTDNISDCEDQREEFGSVGNSSMACIQLIPKGTVESLNLEIKVKRSAARPNNPWLSLPVDDLEKSYTVTITQNQTPQKRDGQFQDPSGPNQSNKSPDPPTQTDGLSSTQPRGPQSRRRTLHKQSTLEDPQLSPICNILSSTITDERDKSICTTEGSPTLLWDSYDLHDQEPDAVDGVFDISLNDWDVKEQEDLREVEKILDRADKILEKEETVLAQEAVLDALLRSEDRQNQWPLWDSEDHLCVMSSSELAEAGILGLEDYLDPAESDNLSGPRSTGSVGETKASEDGGRCAEAATGAEMVEFHSWPDLLTELRKVHVLDELIVEENLKIHQLRCCEENPKEELCVSKPGDLEGPSSTSKERESFRFQLEKEKREVEKLEKSLNAERKMKKHKDAAKKVVKCSIMEKARSENKKDPALCDELLSTSLVLNHAQDSCKTENIKVLGSDTKAATPQDLVQLPDSQCQDDCSGAEPSVFNSATFNNTCDLKEPPEELGIQPEGCIHGKNMDGSCENASTSEMRPEDGVFDPGRNSHLPLALKQRKALLPVNGDLAEHKLPHSTELQDPARSSVSQDPGFVQCDLQDKQHEVLPETVNAAISHTLVVSPNGEEHSNNNNNNHALTEKYKVSSDHLSEISTKDEDDTPVVAACLEQPHLHPAKEGQTVSPADECPPQPTTPQPCPGQPLEFDPGGRDEQNEYLPVQSSEAMRISGSGSPGIQAQLNSNMREMTDFKTPIVLDTGSGLMKAGFADQDLPNIIFPTIIGMPKYEEIMNGNLERETYIGHEAQHMRGVLALKHPIKNGIIRNWDEMEKIWHHTFQQLCVDPDEHPVLLTEAAMNPSENRQRMVEIMFECFNVPFTYVAMQAVLALYAAGRSTGVVFDSGDGVSHSVPVFEGYSLPHAVQRFPLAGVDVTMHLKKLLQEQGVCMRTTAEMEIVRDMKEKCCCVAVDRDAELSPGAASCREMHYTMPDGQIVTLGTERFRAPEILFKPELIGRDHYGMHESVFKSILSSDIDLRRCFLGNIVLSGGNTLLPGLPERLQAEIKGLLPTAMGQSVRVTSPKDRDFSVWRGGAVLAQLPTFSSAWISLEEYEEYGPQIVFRKCF from the exons ATGGAGATTGCCAAGGATGGTGCGAAGGCAGTGATGTTGGTGTCTGAATTTAAGGCCTCCATTTACACTCATGCCATG GCTCTTATTCGCTGTGCTGAAGATGTGATCCACACAGTATCGGAGATCCGGTTGCTTGATGGTCAGACCAGGGAGCGCTGGGTGTTGGATCTGGAGAGGCTGAAGGAGAAACTCCACTCTGCTGTGCACTTCATTCTCCAAACCCTCCGGGCAGTTTCCAGCTACCATCATTACTACAGCAAG GCCAGCAGCTGGTACAGGCTGGTCCTCTGTGAGAACTTCCTCCAGGAACTCCTGTCAGGTGTTAGCGGAGACGACGTTTCCAAACAGACCAGGAACTGGGGGACGATCCCTGCATGGAGGTACAAGATGTCTGCTTTTCTGAAGAAGAATCCCCCTCCAGATATGGAGGAGCTGGTTCATCTGGCTCATCTGTCTCAGGCCATCCTAGATGGCGATGTCCAGGAGGCGGGCAAGCAGATGTCTCACCG gtGCATGACTTTGAGGAAACTTCTAATTTCTTCGGGACCTGTGGCTGTCGGTCCCCTCCAGCTGGCCTTACAGTGGCAGTATGAGTTTTTGCGTAGCAGCCATGCCAATTCCTCTGCGGACAGCGCTACAAACGGAACAGTTGAAGATGTTCAAGACCTCAATACATGTGAAGGTGCTAAGGAAGCAGCCCATCTTCTCGGAAAGTCTCCATCCACTGCGGTTCCTCGGATGGTGTCGTCTGAAGGCAAACCCCCCTCCCTCAGCTCATTTGACTCAGGCTTCGATGGAGCCGGGGGCAGCCAGCTGGAGACCtgtggagggagggaaggatTAGAAGGTCCTCTGTTCAGATTGGCTGGGACCAGGGACTCTGTAAGAACTGCCACGACCCAGCCTCTAACGGACAATATCTCAGATTGTGAAGATCAGAGAGAGGAGTTTGGCTCTGTGGGAAACTCCTCCATGGCCTGCATCCAACTCATCCCTAAAGGAACCGTGGAATCTCTAAACTTAGAGATCAAAGTGAAGCGTTCAGCCGCGCGACCCAATAATCCTTGGCTAAGCTTGCCGGTAGACGATCTGGAAAAATCGTACACAGTTACCATCACGCAGAACCAAACGCCGCAAAAGAGAGACGGACAATTCCAAGATCCCTCTGGCCCCAACCAGTCCAACAAGTCTCCAGATCCACCCACACAGACTGACGGGTTGAGCAGTACGCAGCCCAGAGGACCACAGAGCAGGAGACGGACACTGCATAAACAAAGCACTTTGGAGGATCCTCAACTAAGTCCCATTTGCAACATCCTCTCCAGCACTATTACAGATGAAAGGGACAAGTCCATCTGCACCACAGAGGGGAGTCCCACTCTTCTCTGGGATTCTTATGACCTCCATGACCAGGAACCGGATGCTGTCGATGG tgtgTTTGATATTTCCCTGAATGACTGGGATGTGAAAGAGCAGGAGGATTTGAGGGAAGTGGAAAAGATCCTGGACAGGGCTGATAAAATACTAGAG aaagaagaaacagtTCTGGCTCAGGAGGCTGTGCTAGATGCCCTGCTGAGGTCTGAGGACCGGCAGAATCAGTGGCCGTTGTGGGACAGTGAGGACCATCTCTGTGTG ATGTCCTCTAGTGAGCTGGCTGAAGCCGGCATTCTTGGCCTCGAGGATTACCTTGACCCTGCAGAATCTGACAACCTAAGTGGACCTAGATCAACTGGATCTGTGGGTGAAACTAAGGCCTCTGAAGATGGAGGGCGCTGTGCTGAAGCTGCCACAGGAGCAGAAATGGTAGAGTTTCACAGCTGGCCGGACCTGCTGACGGAGCTAAGAAAAGTCCACGTCCTGGATGAACTGATCGTGGAGGAGAACCTGAAGATCCACCAGCTCCGATGCTGCGAAGAAAACCCCAAAGAGGAACTCTGTGTGAGCAAACCTGGGGATTTAGAGGGACCGTCGAGTACGAGCAAAGAGAGGGAGTCGTTTCGGTTCCAACtggaaaaggagaaaagggaaGTGGAGAAGCTTGAGAAGAGTTTGAATGCTGAGCGTAAAATGAAGAAGCACAAGGACGCAGCTAAAAAGGTTGTAAAATGTTCAATTATGGAGAAGGCTAGAAGTGAGAATAAGAAGGACCCAGCCCTCTGTGATGAGCTTTTATCAACGTCTTTGGTCCTGAACCATGCTCAGGATTcctgtaaaactgaaaatataaaagtattggGTTCTGATACAAAAGCGGCTACGCCACAAGACCTGGTACAACTTCCAGATTCCCAGTGTCAAGATGATTGCTCTGGAGCCGAGCCATCAGTATTTAACAGTGCTACCTTTAATAATACCTGTGATTTAAAGGAACCTCCTGAAGAGTTGGGGATCCAACCTGAGGGATGCATCCATGGGAAAAATATGGACGGATCTTGTGAAAATGCTTCAACCTCGGAAATGAGGCCAGAAGATGGAGTCTTTGACCCAGGCAGAAATTCGCACCTCCCTCTTGCACTCAAGCAGAGAAAGGCTTTGCTCCCTGTGAATGGCGACCTCGCTGAACACAAGCTCCCTCATTCCACAGAGCTGCAGGATCCCGCTCGGTCCTCAGTTTCACAAGATCCGGGTTTTGTGCAATGTGATCTTCAAGATAAACAACATGAAGTGCTGCCAGAGACTGTGAATGCAGCCATCAGTCACACCTTGGTTGTCAGTCCAAATGGGGAggaacacagcaacaacaacaataacaaccatGCACTTACTGAGAAATACAAGGTGTCATCAGACCACTTGTCTGAAATAAGCACTAAAGATGAAGATGATACACCTGTGGTAGCTGCTTGTTTGGAACAGCCACATTTACACCCGGCTAAGGAAGGCCAGACTGTATCTCCTGCAGATGAGTGCCCACCTCAGCCGACCACACCTCAGCCGTGTCCTGGCCAGCCTCTGGAGTTTGACCCCGGGGGCAGAGATGAGCAGAACGAATACTTGCCTGTTCAGAGCTCTGAGGCCATGAGGATATCTGGCTCTGGGTCACCTGGGATTCAGGCCCAGCTTAACAGCAACATGAGAGAG ATGACAGATTTCAAGACCCCCATAGTACTGGATACAGGCTCTGGTTTGATGAAAGCAGGATTTGCAGATCAAGACCTCCCAAACATCATATTCCCAACAATTATTGGGATGCCAAAATACGAG GAAATAATGAATGGGAACCTTGAAAGGGAGACCTACATCGGACATGAAGCTCAACACATGAGGGGGGTCCTGGCTCTGAAGCATCCCATAAAGAACGGGATCATTCGGAACTGGGACGAAATGGAAAAG atttggCATCACACGTTCCAGCAGCTGTGCGTGGACCCAGACGAGCACCCCGTCCTGCTGACCGAGGCAGCCATGAACCCTTCGGAGAACCGGCAGCGCATGGTGGAGATCATGTTTGAGTGTTTCAACGTTCCCTTCACCTACGTGGCCATGCAGGCAGTGCTGGCCCTGTATGCAGCAGGGAGATCCACTG gtGTGGTGTTTGACTCTGGAGACGGAGTGAGCCACAGTGTACCTGTGTTCGAGGGCTACAGTCTACCTCATGCAGTGCAGCGCTTCCCTCTGGCTGGTGTTGATGTGACAATGCATCTTAAAAAG CTTCTGCAGGAACAGGGGGTGTGCATGCGCACCACAGCCGAGATGGAGATCGTGAGGGACATGAAGGAGAAGTGCTGCTGTGTGGCTGTCGACCGTGACGCCGAACTGAGTCCCGGGGCGGCGTCCTGCAGAGAGATGCATTACACCATGCCCGACGGGCAGATCGTCACACTCGGCACGGAGCGGTTCAG GGCCCCTGAGATTCTGTTTAAACCCGAGCTGATTGGACGGGACCATTACGGGATGCACGAGAGCGTCTTCAAGTCAATCCTCAGCTCTGACATTGACCTGCGACGCTGCTTCCTGGGAAATATCGTACTGTCAG GGGGGAACACTCTGCTGCCTGGCCTGCCTGAGCGCCTCCAGGCTGAAATCAAAGGCCTGCTTCCCACCGCCATGGGCCAGAGCGTTCGCGTCACCAGCCCGAAGGACAGAGACTTCTCAGTGTGGAGGGGAGGGGCGGTGCTAGCCCAGCTACCCACCTTCAGCTCGGCTTGGATCAGTCTGGAGGAGTACGAAGAGTACGGGCCGCAGATTGTCTTCAGGAAGTGCTTCTGA